The Lysobacter enzymogenes genome window below encodes:
- a CDS encoding TonB-dependent receptor, which yields MPHAPLSHAIRRALLVAAVAGLAPVAAQAQTQDSAAEPTTTLGRIEVTGSNISRGDMETASPVQVVTRQDIDRSGKATLAEYLQTLTVDGAGSVPRTYGTGFAAGGTGVSLRGLGAGSTLVLLNGRRMAPYGLADDGQKVFTDLSVIPMDAVERVEVLKDGASAIYGSDAIAGVVNIILRKEFKGVSVRSSYGASGKGDGQQAKASVTFGFGDLNEDRYNVYFNLEGGQTDEIRVADRRDRKWIGTGDARPWGYSQTKRFMSGYILGTDATSSPAGNVKNPTTGQYMSLPGCAQLSPLTPQDPNGGCLWQSGQFNSLAPEEKYVNLFGRGTFALSDTFEAYVEAGYSRKKSTFHNTPSGVSGAWGYPGGPINGDAGDSAVVLGPNHPDNPFPGQSVNLRYAAFDVGPRTIRTDSEFSRILAGVKGTLGAWDVDVAYLHSQNDLTNTRDNFLRYSAVRDALTNGTGPGGYWRIGQNAGLNSKALYDYISPTIHADGKTTLDLFDVKGSRSLAELKGGSLGIAFGAEWRRQKAELDPQTYTDTGDIIGLGYSAYSGTQEVAAAYAELVAPVLESLEISGAVRYDKYKGGDDATTPKIGIKWKPFEQLALRATYAEGFRAPNPAESGKGGLAAFTAAADPVRCPGGTPAPGASVRDCDIQVAVITSPNSNLKPEESKSYTLGLVFEPTANTTITLDGWEIKRTNEINVESTSAAVAAGRTVRSDNNLPGVPNSGTLLAAQANYINSASTTVRGIDLDARQSFDLGASGRLNLDLQWSHISTFEREEEDGTTFEYAGTHGNCDVTNCIGTPKDKINLGATWEYGKLSLSGVVNYISSFKNITAKGNPCASRYADGTAAPGGGCRIPSFTTFDLSGRWRAVDGIEVFGSIQNLTDKIAPLDPLTYGAINYNPMHSSGAIGRYFTVGVKYDFH from the coding sequence ATGCCGCACGCCCCTCTCAGCCACGCGATCCGCCGCGCCTTGCTCGTCGCCGCCGTCGCCGGTCTCGCACCGGTCGCCGCGCAGGCGCAAACGCAGGACAGCGCCGCCGAGCCGACCACCACGCTCGGCCGGATCGAAGTCACCGGCTCCAACATCAGCCGCGGCGACATGGAAACCGCTTCGCCGGTGCAGGTGGTCACGCGCCAGGACATCGACCGCAGCGGCAAGGCGACGCTGGCCGAATACCTGCAGACGCTGACCGTCGACGGCGCCGGCTCGGTGCCGCGCACCTACGGCACCGGCTTCGCCGCCGGCGGCACCGGCGTGTCGCTGCGCGGCCTCGGCGCCGGTTCGACCCTGGTGCTGCTCAACGGCCGGCGCATGGCGCCTTATGGCCTGGCCGACGATGGCCAAAAAGTGTTCACCGATCTCAGCGTCATTCCGATGGACGCGGTCGAGCGGGTCGAAGTGCTGAAGGACGGCGCCTCGGCGATCTACGGCTCCGACGCCATCGCCGGCGTGGTCAACATCATCCTGCGCAAGGAGTTCAAGGGCGTGTCGGTGCGCAGCAGCTACGGCGCGTCCGGCAAGGGCGACGGCCAGCAGGCCAAGGCCTCGGTGACCTTCGGCTTCGGCGACCTCAACGAAGACCGCTACAACGTCTACTTCAATCTGGAAGGCGGACAGACCGACGAGATCCGCGTCGCCGACCGCCGCGACCGCAAGTGGATCGGCACCGGCGACGCGCGCCCGTGGGGCTACAGCCAGACCAAGCGCTTCATGTCCGGCTACATCCTCGGCACCGACGCGACCAGTTCGCCGGCCGGCAACGTCAAGAACCCCACCACCGGCCAGTACATGTCGCTGCCCGGCTGCGCGCAACTGTCGCCGCTGACCCCGCAGGACCCGAACGGCGGCTGCCTGTGGCAGTCCGGCCAGTTCAACAGCCTGGCGCCGGAGGAGAAGTACGTGAACCTGTTCGGCCGCGGCACCTTCGCGCTGTCCGACACGTTCGAGGCGTACGTCGAAGCCGGTTACTCGCGCAAAAAGAGCACGTTCCACAACACGCCTTCGGGCGTGTCCGGCGCCTGGGGCTATCCGGGCGGGCCGATCAACGGCGACGCCGGCGACAGCGCCGTGGTGCTGGGCCCGAACCATCCCGACAATCCGTTCCCGGGCCAGTCGGTGAACCTGCGCTACGCCGCGTTCGACGTCGGCCCGCGCACCATCCGCACCGACAGCGAATTCAGCCGCATCCTCGCCGGCGTCAAGGGCACGCTCGGCGCCTGGGACGTGGACGTGGCCTATCTGCATTCGCAGAACGACCTGACCAACACCCGCGACAACTTCCTGCGCTACAGCGCGGTGCGCGACGCGCTGACCAACGGCACCGGCCCCGGCGGCTACTGGCGCATCGGCCAGAACGCGGGGCTGAATTCGAAGGCGCTGTACGACTACATCTCGCCGACCATCCACGCCGACGGCAAGACCACGCTGGACCTGTTCGACGTCAAGGGTTCGCGTTCGCTGGCCGAACTCAAGGGCGGCTCGCTCGGCATCGCGTTCGGCGCGGAATGGCGCCGGCAGAAGGCAGAACTCGACCCGCAGACCTACACCGACACCGGCGACATCATCGGCCTGGGCTATTCGGCCTACAGCGGCACCCAGGAAGTCGCCGCGGCCTACGCCGAACTGGTCGCGCCGGTGCTGGAAAGCCTGGAGATCTCCGGCGCGGTGCGCTACGACAAGTACAAGGGCGGCGACGACGCGACCACGCCGAAGATCGGCATCAAGTGGAAGCCGTTCGAACAACTGGCGTTGCGCGCGACCTACGCCGAAGGCTTCCGCGCGCCGAATCCGGCCGAGTCGGGCAAGGGCGGGCTGGCCGCGTTCACCGCCGCCGCCGATCCGGTGCGCTGCCCCGGCGGCACGCCGGCGCCGGGCGCGAGCGTGCGCGACTGCGACATCCAGGTCGCGGTGATCACCAGCCCGAATTCGAACCTCAAGCCCGAAGAATCCAAGAGCTACACCCTGGGCCTGGTGTTCGAACCCACCGCCAACACCACCATCACCCTCGACGGCTGGGAGATCAAGCGCACCAACGAGATCAACGTCGAGTCGACCTCGGCCGCGGTCGCCGCCGGCCGCACCGTGCGCAGCGACAACAACCTGCCCGGCGTGCCGAACTCCGGCACCTTGCTCGCCGCGCAGGCCAACTACATCAACTCGGCCTCGACCACGGTGCGCGGCATCGACCTGGACGCGCGCCAGAGCTTCGACCTCGGCGCCAGCGGCAGGCTCAACCTCGACCTGCAGTGGAGCCACATCAGCACCTTCGAGCGCGAGGAGGAGGACGGCACCACGTTCGAATACGCCGGCACCCACGGCAACTGCGACGTGACCAACTGCATCGGCACGCCGAAGGACAAGATCAACCTCGGCGCGACCTGGGAATACGGCAAGCTCTCGCTCAGCGGCGTGGTCAACTACATCTCGAGCTTCAAGAACATCACCGCGAAGGGCAATCCCTGCGCCAGCCGCTACGCCGACGGCACCGCGGCGCCGGGCGGCGGCTGCCGGATCCCGTCGTTCACCACCTTCGACCTGTCCGGGCGCTGGCGCGCGGTCGACGGCATCGAGGTGTTCGGCTCGATCCAGAACCTGACCGACAAGATCGCTCCGCTGGATCCGCTGACCTACGGCGCGATCAACTACAACCCGATGCATTCCAGCGGCGCCATCGGCCGCTACTTCACCGTGGGGGTCAAGTACGACTTCCATTGA
- a CDS encoding ArsR/SmtB family transcription factor: MSVDSLSTTFAALADPTRRAILARLASGEAGVTELAEPFQMSLPAISKHIKVLERAGLVARGRAAQWRPCRLETARLQEVSGWLDEYRQLWDERLQRLDDYLAQLQAAPGAAHDDLPD; this comes from the coding sequence ATGTCCGTCGATTCGCTCAGCACCACCTTCGCCGCCCTCGCCGACCCGACCCGACGCGCGATCCTGGCCCGCCTCGCCAGCGGCGAAGCCGGCGTGACCGAACTGGCCGAACCGTTCCAGATGAGCCTTCCGGCGATCTCCAAGCACATCAAGGTGCTCGAGCGCGCCGGCCTGGTCGCGCGCGGCCGCGCCGCGCAGTGGCGGCCGTGCCGGCTGGAGACCGCGCGCCTGCAGGAAGTGTCCGGCTGGCTCGACGAATACCGGCAGCTGTGGGACGAGCGCCTGCAGCGCCTGGACGATTACCTGGCCCAGTTGCAGGCCGCCCCCGGGGCCGCGCATGACGACTTGCCCGACTGA
- a CDS encoding glycosyltransferase family 4 protein: MRIGLDYRAATAAPASGPARQVLALERALRRRPDTETVLFTEAPLDHPHRAIAVAADLPARADADAAPPGLRRRWRFEAGFLPGALRAQKVDIYIAAAEGGLPVWRKPAAVRQVLLLHDLFRLTLRRPRSAPWRSLASRLIDEAAIGHSIASADAIWTPSRYTTAECGRLFPAHAHKLYVLPDALAPLPAPAERSRLSRPLPPRYWLLVGTREPRKNADLFLRAWLDARRQHYDTPDLVVVGSPADVPAELQRLSGVHWFERIGDDELARLYLDAERLWQPSYAEGFGLPVLEALAAGTPVAVAEGGALEEVAPGDMPRFDPHDRPQLAELMIRLSRESVVGNAEQRRAFAQRFAPNAYAARVGALLDELLKNKKK; encoded by the coding sequence ATGCGCATAGGCCTGGACTACCGCGCCGCGACCGCGGCGCCGGCCAGCGGCCCGGCCCGTCAGGTGCTGGCGCTGGAACGCGCCCTGCGCCGCCGGCCCGACACCGAGACGGTGCTGTTCACCGAAGCCCCGCTCGATCACCCGCACCGCGCCATCGCGGTCGCCGCCGACCTGCCCGCGCGCGCCGACGCCGACGCCGCGCCCCCCGGGCTGCGCCGGCGCTGGCGCTTCGAGGCCGGCTTCCTGCCGGGCGCGCTGCGCGCGCAGAAGGTCGACATCTACATCGCCGCGGCCGAGGGCGGCCTGCCGGTGTGGCGCAAGCCCGCGGCGGTGCGCCAGGTGCTGCTGCTGCACGACCTGTTCCGGCTGACCCTGCGCCGCCCGCGCTCGGCGCCGTGGCGCTCGCTGGCCTCGCGCCTGATCGACGAGGCCGCGATCGGCCATTCCATCGCCAGCGCCGACGCGATCTGGACGCCGTCGCGCTACACCACCGCCGAGTGCGGCCGGCTGTTCCCGGCCCACGCGCACAAGCTGTACGTGCTGCCCGACGCGCTGGCGCCGCTGCCGGCGCCGGCCGAGCGCAGCCGCCTGAGCCGGCCGCTGCCGCCGCGCTACTGGCTGCTGGTCGGCACGCGCGAGCCGCGCAAGAACGCCGACCTGTTCCTGCGCGCGTGGCTGGACGCGCGCCGCCAGCACTACGACACCCCCGACCTGGTGGTCGTCGGCTCGCCCGCCGACGTGCCGGCCGAGCTGCAGCGGCTCAGCGGCGTGCACTGGTTCGAACGCATCGGCGACGACGAGCTCGCGCGCCTGTACCTCGACGCCGAGCGCCTGTGGCAGCCGTCCTACGCCGAAGGCTTCGGCCTGCCGGTGCTGGAAGCGCTGGCCGCGGGCACGCCGGTGGCGGTCGCCGAAGGCGGCGCGCTGGAGGAAGTGGCGCCGGGCGACATGCCGCGCTTCGATCCGCACGACCGCCCGCAACTGGCCGAGCTGATGATCCGGCTGAGCCGCGAATCGGTGGTCGGCAACGCCGAACAGCGCCGCGCCTTCGCCCAGCGCTTCGCGCCGAACGCTTATGCCGCGCGCGTCGGCGCCTTGCTCGACGAGTTGCTCAAGAACAAGAAGAAGTGA
- a CDS encoding MFS transporter has protein sequence MSSPAALPQAERTDWQAVAAVFGAGLIAALQVGKTAIALPALRADLGLDLRAGGWLMAVFGVLGLFASVPAGALVARLGDRRLQVIGLAAMAVGSALGSQVHSLAALMATRVLEGAGFLLFAVAGASVLQRLSLARDRAVVFAIWSCYMPAGMALALATGAALDGTALAGWRGYWELNALLCAAAALALRLAVRAPSAQAARAAAQRPWRQIGADALAVAGARGPLLLALAFALYALQFYALLSFLPTLLMQRMQVDAATAGLLSGLAIGSNVLGNLAAGALLRRGAQRWRLIALASVVMGAAAAGAFALPLPAVVAYALCVLFALAGGLLPASAIGGAAELERDPGRIAIAVGLLMQGSYLGQVIGPSLFGSVVQAAGWAAAAWPVALAALGAVAAAVAVRSSFAAESARG, from the coding sequence GTGTCCTCCCCCGCCGCCCTGCCCCAGGCCGAACGCACCGACTGGCAGGCGGTGGCCGCCGTGTTCGGCGCCGGCCTGATCGCCGCCCTGCAAGTCGGCAAGACCGCGATCGCCCTGCCCGCGCTGCGCGCCGACCTCGGCCTGGACCTGCGCGCCGGCGGCTGGCTGATGGCGGTGTTCGGCGTGCTCGGCCTGTTCGCCAGCGTGCCGGCCGGCGCGCTGGTGGCGCGGTTGGGCGACCGCCGCCTGCAGGTGATCGGCCTGGCCGCGATGGCGGTCGGCAGCGCGCTCGGCAGCCAGGTCCACAGCCTGGCGGCGCTGATGGCCACGCGCGTGCTCGAGGGCGCCGGCTTCCTGCTGTTCGCGGTGGCCGGCGCGAGCGTGCTGCAACGGCTGTCGCTGGCGCGCGACCGCGCCGTGGTATTCGCGATCTGGAGTTGCTACATGCCCGCCGGCATGGCCCTGGCGCTGGCCACCGGCGCGGCGCTGGACGGGACCGCGCTGGCCGGCTGGCGCGGCTACTGGGAACTCAACGCGCTGTTGTGCGCGGCGGCGGCGCTGGCGCTGCGGCTGGCGGTGCGCGCGCCGTCGGCGCAGGCCGCGCGCGCCGCCGCGCAGCGGCCGTGGCGGCAGATCGGCGCCGACGCGCTGGCGGTGGCCGGCGCGCGCGGCCCGCTGCTGCTGGCGCTGGCGTTCGCCCTGTACGCCTTGCAGTTCTATGCGCTGCTGAGCTTCCTGCCGACCCTGCTGATGCAGCGCATGCAGGTCGACGCCGCCACCGCCGGCCTGCTCAGCGGGCTGGCGATCGGCAGCAACGTGCTCGGCAACCTCGCCGCCGGCGCGCTGCTGCGGCGCGGCGCGCAGCGCTGGCGGTTGATCGCGCTCGCCAGCGTAGTGATGGGCGCGGCGGCCGCCGGCGCGTTCGCGTTGCCGCTGCCGGCCGTCGTCGCTTATGCCTTGTGCGTGCTGTTCGCGCTGGCCGGCGGCCTGCTGCCGGCCTCGGCGATCGGCGGCGCCGCCGAGCTCGAACGCGATCCGGGCCGGATCGCGATCGCGGTCGGCCTGCTGATGCAGGGCAGTTACCTCGGCCAGGTGATCGGCCCGTCGCTGTTCGGCAGCGTGGTCCAGGCCGCCGGCTGGGCGGCCGCTGCATGGCCGGTGGCGTTGGCGGCGCTCGGCGCGGTCGCCGCGGCGGTCGCGGTGCGCAGCAGCTTCGCGGCCGAGTCGGCGCGCGGCTGA
- a CDS encoding acyltransferase family protein yields MSRLPGLDLLRAIAIVWVMFFHAQGAGLGSSWSPMSQFGWMGVDLFFALSGYLIGWQVLRPLSQGRALDFKDFYLRRALRVLPAFWTVLALYLLWPAFRERPGLESGWQFFTFTLNLLIDYERNKAFSHAWSLCVEEHFYLLFPLLAVTLTRRPALWKGAAATVALVLAGIALRAWVWNDLDDNANHWVERIYYPTWMRLDGLLFGVALAALRAYRPRAWQALMRHSGWLALAGALAVGAAIALSQQRLGFVASVFGFPVVSLGMALLVAAGASEQRWTGRLRVPGAAWLAAASFSLYLVHKGAFALMAGAYGEALETRPLLALFAYAGAALAAGAILHYAVERPFLRWRERLIRRRAPAPAAEAAAV; encoded by the coding sequence ATGAGCCGACTGCCCGGCCTCGATCTGCTGCGCGCGATCGCGATCGTTTGGGTGATGTTCTTCCATGCCCAAGGCGCCGGCCTGGGTTCGTCGTGGTCGCCGATGTCGCAGTTCGGCTGGATGGGCGTGGACTTGTTCTTCGCCCTCAGCGGCTATCTGATCGGCTGGCAGGTGCTGCGGCCGCTGAGCCAGGGCCGCGCGCTCGATTTCAAGGATTTCTACCTGCGCCGCGCCTTGCGCGTGCTGCCGGCGTTCTGGACGGTGCTCGCGCTGTATCTGCTGTGGCCGGCGTTCCGCGAACGCCCGGGGCTGGAGTCGGGCTGGCAGTTCTTCACCTTCACCCTGAACCTGCTGATCGATTACGAACGCAACAAGGCGTTCTCGCATGCGTGGTCGCTGTGTGTGGAAGAGCATTTCTATCTGCTGTTCCCGCTGCTCGCGGTTACGCTGACGCGGCGGCCGGCGTTGTGGAAAGGCGCGGCTGCGACGGTCGCGCTGGTGCTGGCCGGAATCGCGTTGCGCGCCTGGGTCTGGAACGATCTCGACGACAACGCCAACCATTGGGTCGAACGCATCTACTACCCGACCTGGATGCGCCTGGACGGTCTGCTGTTCGGCGTGGCGCTGGCGGCGTTGCGCGCGTACCGGCCGCGCGCGTGGCAGGCGCTGATGCGGCATTCGGGCTGGCTGGCGCTGGCCGGCGCGCTCGCGGTCGGCGCGGCGATCGCGTTGTCGCAGCAGCGCCTGGGTTTCGTCGCGTCGGTGTTCGGCTTTCCGGTGGTGTCGCTGGGAATGGCGTTGCTGGTCGCCGCCGGCGCGTCCGAGCAGCGCTGGACCGGACGCCTGCGCGTGCCCGGCGCGGCCTGGCTGGCGGCGGCGTCCTTCAGTCTCTATCTGGTCCACAAAGGCGCGTTCGCGCTGATGGCCGGCGCGTACGGCGAGGCCTTGGAGACGCGGCCGCTGCTGGCGTTGTTCGCGTATGCCGGCGCCGCCTTGGCGGCCGGCGCGATCCTGCACTACGCGGTCGAGCGGCCGTTCCTGCGCTGGCGCGAACGCCTGATCCGGCGCCGCGCGCCGGCGCCGGCGGCCGAAGCGGCGGCGGTTTAA
- a CDS encoding DUF6683 family protein, with protein sequence MARSRPRRESEGAKPRGFAPFAFLRCARSRLAVVALCVAASPAMAQDYQPYMDSFNSSMNAMQNTAGTAAVNAAINRSLSQRNSAAAAAKPAAKASAKAAQADLSFRRDPATTERVRAALIAAMGKQSRGVAEDFARRSGGADYRRRFAAALPARGLSNDNLADVAAYHVAVNWALVHQAPLPSAQSLRALREQMRGSFADNGVLARLAPAQRQWVADDFLFRSLNLDEKLEQFARAPDPQTQAAFARAAREDIRRTLGLDLQDYRFGAAGLAR encoded by the coding sequence ATGGCGCGCTCGCGCCCAAGGCGCGAGTCGGAGGGAGCGAAGCCGCGAGGCTTCGCTCCTTTCGCGTTTCTGCGTTGCGCGCGTTCGCGTCTGGCGGTCGTCGCGCTGTGCGTCGCCGCGTCGCCGGCGATGGCGCAGGATTATCAGCCGTACATGGACTCGTTCAATTCGTCCATGAACGCGATGCAGAACACCGCCGGCACCGCCGCGGTCAACGCGGCGATCAATCGCTCGCTGAGCCAGCGCAACAGCGCGGCGGCCGCGGCCAAGCCGGCGGCAAAGGCGAGCGCGAAAGCCGCGCAGGCGGACCTGTCGTTCCGGCGCGACCCGGCCACCACCGAGCGCGTGCGCGCGGCGCTGATCGCGGCGATGGGCAAGCAGAGCCGCGGCGTCGCCGAGGATTTCGCCCGCCGCTCCGGCGGCGCCGATTACCGTCGCCGCTTCGCCGCCGCATTGCCGGCGCGCGGCCTGTCCAACGACAACCTCGCCGATGTCGCCGCCTATCACGTCGCGGTGAACTGGGCGCTGGTGCACCAGGCGCCGCTGCCGTCGGCGCAGTCGCTGCGCGCGCTGCGCGAGCAGATGCGCGGTTCGTTCGCCGACAACGGCGTGCTGGCGCGGCTGGCGCCGGCGCAGCGGCAATGGGTGGCCGACGATTTCCTGTTCCGCTCGTTGAACCTGGACGAGAAGCTGGAGCAGTTCGCGCGCGCGCCGGATCCGCAGACCCAGGCGGCGTTCGCGCGCGCCGCGCGCGAGGACATCCGCCGGACCTTGGGGCTGGATCTGCAGGACTATCGCTTCGGCGCGGCGGGGCTGGCGCGCTGA
- a CDS encoding EscF/YscF/HrpA family type III secretion system needle major subunit, whose translation MSNDVNALFVNSLANQEVQNKTEEAKAGGKNGWLMALATLCGKLADKKADQMTKAIEGLPADAKPSDMLKTQALVSEFQLMMNTFTNVVKTIGDTNANTARKG comes from the coding sequence ATGAGCAACGACGTGAACGCCCTGTTCGTCAACTCCCTGGCCAATCAGGAAGTGCAGAACAAGACCGAAGAAGCCAAGGCCGGCGGCAAGAACGGCTGGCTGATGGCGCTGGCTACCCTGTGCGGCAAGCTCGCCGACAAGAAGGCCGACCAGATGACCAAGGCGATCGAAGGCCTGCCGGCCGACGCCAAGCCCAGCGACATGCTCAAGACCCAGGCCCTGGTCTCGGAATTCCAGCTGATGATGAACACCTTCACCAACGTGGTGAAGACCATCGGCGACACCAACGCCAACACCGCCCGCAAGGGTTGA
- a CDS encoding FliI/YscN family ATPase produces the protein MSSLPRTVLQPAPAPVQIDPLIAALARVPSVVRVGKVAEAYGTMIRATGLKAMIGELCELRSPRDRNFRLAAEVVGVSRQYTLLTPLGALDGVAHDTEVVATGRQASVRCGDGLLGRILDANGDAIDGRGSLGPTVQMPIYAASPNPLARQLIEQPFATGVRAIDSVITAGVGQRLGIFAVAGGGKSTLLGMLARGGDADVNVIALVGERGREVNEFIHDNLGEAGLKKSIIVVATSDRPALERSRAAWVATAIAEYFRDRGQRVMLLVDSVTRFARALRDVGLAIGEPPARRGFPPSVFSQMPRLFERAGNNDKGSITAFYTVLMEGEDGDDPVAEEVRSILDGHIVLSRKLAAAYHYPAIDVLVSLSRTMPRVADDAHQRAAGQLRKYLAKHQDIELLLQLGEYKRGSDADADIAIEKIEPIRKLLKQSANDLADYRQSVDALRRLFG, from the coding sequence ATGAGCAGCCTGCCGCGCACCGTCCTGCAGCCGGCGCCCGCGCCGGTGCAGATCGACCCGCTGATCGCCGCGCTCGCGCGGGTGCCCAGCGTGGTCCGCGTGGGCAAGGTCGCCGAAGCCTACGGCACCATGATCCGCGCGACCGGCCTGAAGGCGATGATCGGCGAGCTGTGCGAACTGCGCAGCCCGCGCGACCGCAATTTCCGCCTCGCCGCCGAAGTGGTCGGGGTGTCGCGCCAGTACACCCTGCTGACGCCGCTGGGCGCGCTCGACGGCGTCGCCCACGACACCGAAGTCGTCGCCACCGGCCGCCAGGCCTCGGTGCGCTGCGGCGACGGCCTGCTCGGGCGCATCCTCGACGCCAACGGCGACGCGATCGACGGCCGCGGCAGCCTCGGCCCGACCGTGCAGATGCCGATCTACGCCGCCTCGCCGAATCCGCTGGCGCGGCAGCTGATCGAACAGCCCTTCGCCACCGGCGTGCGCGCGATCGACTCGGTCATCACCGCCGGCGTCGGCCAGCGCCTGGGCATCTTCGCCGTCGCCGGCGGCGGCAAGAGCACCTTGCTCGGCATGCTCGCGCGCGGCGGCGACGCCGACGTCAACGTGATCGCCCTGGTCGGCGAGCGCGGCCGCGAGGTCAACGAATTCATCCACGACAACCTCGGCGAAGCCGGGTTGAAGAAATCCATCATCGTCGTCGCCACCTCCGACCGGCCGGCGCTGGAGCGCAGCCGCGCGGCCTGGGTCGCCACCGCCATCGCCGAGTACTTCCGCGACCGCGGCCAGCGGGTGATGCTGCTGGTCGACTCGGTGACCCGCTTCGCCCGCGCGCTGCGCGACGTCGGCCTGGCGATCGGCGAACCGCCGGCGCGGCGCGGCTTCCCGCCGTCGGTGTTCAGCCAGATGCCGCGCTTGTTCGAGCGCGCCGGCAACAACGACAAGGGCTCGATCACCGCGTTCTACACCGTGCTGATGGAAGGCGAGGACGGCGACGACCCGGTCGCCGAGGAAGTGCGTTCGATCCTCGACGGGCACATCGTGCTGTCGCGCAAGCTCGCCGCCGCCTACCACTACCCGGCCATCGACGTGCTGGTGAGCCTGAGCCGGACGATGCCGCGCGTCGCCGACGACGCGCACCAGCGCGCCGCCGGGCAGCTGCGCAAGTACCTAGCCAAGCACCAGGACATCGAGCTGCTGCTGCAACTGGGCGAGTACAAGCGCGGCAGCGACGCCGACGCCGACATCGCGATCGAGAAGATCGAGCCGATCCGCAAGCTGCTCAAGCAGTCGGCCAACGATCTGGCCGACTACAGGCAATCCGTCGACGCGCTGCGCAGGTTGTTCGGATGA
- a CDS encoding FliH/SctL family protein, with protein sequence MPADPLRQEVPSAAGASNVAELTARRDHGRAGGAVAVFERRQFDRALAGVVVPGKQWNQIAEIDQMLARVNELYELAGDEIKQAREAGYAAGFAEGLARAQLQMAQQLADLNERRARVLADAGSRVTELACAIVARISPEFDARAVVPPLVMQAVEAAQAEQFLLIRVHPSVREEVAKGLGLVRQAHPVVGVIELVDDESLDKLSCVVVSEVGEVRAGVAQQIEAIRIALSGAEYGAEHGG encoded by the coding sequence ATGCCCGCCGATCCGCTCCGCCAGGAAGTCCCGTCCGCCGCCGGCGCGAGCAACGTCGCCGAGCTGACGGCGCGGCGCGACCACGGCCGCGCCGGCGGCGCGGTGGCGGTGTTCGAGCGCCGCCAGTTCGACCGCGCGCTGGCCGGGGTGGTGGTGCCGGGCAAACAGTGGAACCAGATCGCCGAGATCGACCAGATGCTGGCCCGGGTCAACGAGCTGTACGAACTGGCCGGCGACGAAATCAAGCAGGCGCGCGAGGCCGGCTACGCCGCCGGGTTCGCCGAAGGCCTGGCGCGCGCGCAGTTGCAGATGGCGCAGCAGCTGGCCGACCTCAACGAGCGCCGCGCGCGGGTGCTGGCCGACGCCGGCAGCCGCGTGACCGAGCTGGCCTGCGCGATCGTGGCGCGGATCTCGCCGGAGTTCGACGCGCGCGCGGTGGTGCCGCCGCTGGTCATGCAGGCGGTGGAAGCGGCGCAGGCCGAACAGTTCCTGCTGATCCGCGTGCACCCCAGCGTGCGCGAGGAAGTCGCCAAGGGCCTGGGCCTGGTGCGCCAGGCGCATCCGGTGGTCGGGGTGATCGAACTGGTCGACGACGAAAGCCTGGACAAGCTCAGCTGCGTGGTGGTGTCGGAAGTCGGCGAAGTGCGCGCCGGCGTCGCCCAGCAGATCGAAGCGATCCGCATCGCCCTGTCCGGCGCCGAGTACGGCGCGGAGCACGGCGGATGA
- the sctJ gene encoding type III secretion system inner membrane ring lipoprotein SctJ → MGRASGFKALRILAALLACLLIVGCTRTPLYSQLDEQQANELMAALLDAGIPAEKDPSPSKTGWEVMVNRGDIPYAMQVLTSRGLPRAQYRSLGDVFKKEGFASSALEEKARYLYGLSQELSRTLTRIDGVVEARVHIALPDRDPLGGNVQDSSASVLIFERPGQSLRDRETDIKVFVKDSVEGLDDVNKVTVKFFTVQSPPKVSQAGGPLNAVLGSIDLSAVIIGAGALVLLAIVAFFFGRMRSRLFPAAQPPPQSNARGGVWNG, encoded by the coding sequence ATGGGTAGGGCGTCGGGCTTCAAGGCTTTAAGGATTCTGGCGGCCCTGCTGGCCTGCCTGCTGATCGTGGGGTGTACGCGCACGCCGCTGTACAGCCAGCTCGACGAGCAGCAGGCCAACGAACTGATGGCGGCGCTGCTCGACGCGGGCATCCCCGCCGAGAAGGACCCCTCGCCGAGCAAGACCGGCTGGGAGGTCATGGTCAACCGCGGCGACATTCCGTACGCGATGCAGGTGCTGACCTCGCGCGGCCTGCCGCGCGCGCAGTACCGCTCGCTCGGCGACGTGTTCAAGAAGGAAGGCTTCGCGTCCTCGGCGCTGGAAGAAAAGGCGCGCTATCTGTACGGCCTGTCGCAGGAGCTGTCGCGCACCCTGACCCGCATCGACGGCGTGGTCGAGGCGCGCGTGCACATCGCCTTGCCCGACCGCGACCCGCTCGGCGGCAACGTCCAGGACTCCTCGGCCTCGGTGCTGATCTTCGAACGCCCGGGCCAGAGTCTGCGCGACCGCGAGACCGACATCAAAGTGTTCGTCAAGGACAGCGTCGAAGGCCTCGACGACGTCAACAAGGTCACGGTGAAGTTCTTCACCGTGCAGTCGCCGCCGAAGGTCAGCCAGGCCGGCGGCCCGCTCAACGCGGTGCTCGGCTCGATCGACCTCAGCGCGGTCATCATCGGCGCCGGCGCGCTGGTGCTGCTGGCGATCGTGGCGTTCTTCTTCGGCCGCATGCGCTCGCGCCTGTTCCCGGCCGCGCAGCCGCCGCCGCAGAGCAACGCCCGCGGCGGAGTGTGGAACGGATGA